The following proteins come from a genomic window of Vanessa tameamea isolate UH-Manoa-2023 chromosome 6, ilVanTame1 primary haplotype, whole genome shotgun sequence:
- the LOC113393226 gene encoding NADH-cytochrome b5 reductase-like has translation MKPPIEPKKEDCCNSGCNPCIFDVFQRQLEQFKRRKEAGENINELNGISELEYTYFIVTDIIKLCDSQKILKFKLLSNKNNMKVRWNPGDHFLLKYIWDENSSSCTRAYTPIKLKEHENEDFDFLIVIKKYRYGLVSSHIFNLEIGASTMWRGPYGHFKIETNKYNRIIMIAQGTGIAPFLSIIDNILSNEDDMTKIFLYYCCKNIDEVLFRNELYQYNAYWNFSYKIFLGSCLEKSCSHLKYKEPIFVNKFDIKELDNLKPFLNNQFLVCGSDQFMKEYENILKNENYTDSITLF, from the coding sequence ATGAAACCACCTATTGAGCCAAAAAAGGAAGATTGTTGTAATAGTGGATGTAATCCATGTATATTTGATGTCTTTCAAAGACAGTTGGAGCAATTTAAAAGGAGAAAAGAAGCCGGTGAGAAcataaatgaattgaatgggATATCTGAGCTTGAgtacacatattttattgttactgaCATTATAAAATTGTGTGATTCTCAAAAAATTCTCAAATTTAAgctattaagtaataaaaataatatgaaagtgCGATGGAACCCCGGTGaccattttcttttaaaatatatttgggaTGAAAATTCTTCTTCATGTACAAGAGCATATACACCTATCAAGTTGAAAGAGCATGAAAATGAAGATTTTGATTttcttattgtaattaaaaagtatagatATGGATTAGTATCAAGCcatattttcaatttagaaaTAGGGGCATCAACAATGTGGAGAGGGCCATATGGCCATTTCAAAATcgaaacaaacaaatacaatagAATCATAATGATTGCCCAAGGCACAGGAATAGCaccatttttatctattatagacaatattttaaGCAATGAAGATGAtatgactaaaatatttttatattactgctgcaaaaatattgatgaagttttatttagaaatgaGTTGTATCAATATAATGCCTACTGGAatttctcatataaaatatttttgggcaGCTGCTTAGAAAAAAGTTGttctcatttaaaatacaaggaACCTATATTTGTAAACAAGTTTGATATAAAAGAATTAGACAATCTAAAACCATTCCTTAATAATCAATTTCTAGTTTGTGGCTCCGATCAATTTATGAAAGagtatgaaaatattcttaaaaatgaaaattatactgATAGCATAACATTGTTTTGA
- the LOC113393407 gene encoding high mobility group protein HMG-I/HMG-Y-like codes for MSDDGSTAVEKKGRGRPKSNGTQSDAKADAKKRGRPPAAPAKTKESKNSSDDEQAPVAKRGRGRPKGSKKKAAAPKGKSGSGEGRGRGRPRKDAPPPKKDEGSTEEEQEDEEEEEEGSDQ; via the exons atgtctgATGATGGATCAACAGCGGTGGAGAAAAAAGGCCGTGGCAGACCTAAATCCAATGGAACACAATCT gatGCTAAAGCAGATGCTAAGAAACGAGGTCGACCCCCAGCAGCTCCTGCTAAAACTAAAGAATCCAAAAACTCCTCAGATGATGAACAGGCACCTGTAGCCAAAAGAGGAAGAGGGAGACCTAAAGGCTCCAAAAAAAAGGCAGCAGCTCCCAAAGGAAag AGTGGTTCTGGTGAAGGTCGAGGTCGTGGTAGGCCACGCAAAGATGCACCTCCACCTAAAAAAGATGAAGGTTCCACTGAAGAAGAGCAAGAAGATGAAGAAGAGGAAGAAGAAGGCTCTGACCAGTAA
- the LOC113393225 gene encoding vacuolar protein sorting-associated protein VTA1 homolog produces MSVNIPDCPPSLKSIQHYLKTAAEHDSRDPVVAYWCRLHALQVGLKVTEKKTSEETKVLMAIMDWLEEAKKIFKDNEAISSEVVAQAHLENYALKLFLFADKQDQEQNYGKNIVKAFYTAGVIYDVLTTFGDLTDEATQNRKYARWKAAYIHNCLKNGETPVPGPMQSENPGQDDEQSTNDVNQPGTANSQTFGFTNITPATPPVPTVPTSFTNSLPDPNAAMQAASQLPPVPYTPDPNPGGFVPYDPSQQPQPAPSNTFYGDNSTSVAQLSPDQIAKAQKYCKWASSALNYDDIKTAIMNLRNALELLQTGRDPA; encoded by the exons ATGTCGGTAAATATACCAGATTGCCCACCTAGTCTAAAATCGATTCAGCATTACTTAAAAACTGCTGCTGAACATGACTCCAGAGATCCTGTTGTGGCCTATTGGTGCAGATTACATGCCTTACAAGTTGGGCTTAAAGTTACAGAAAAAAAGACATCTGaagaaacaaaagttttaatgg cAATAATGGACTGGTTAGAAGAAGccaaaaagatttttaaagataatgaaGCTATTTCCAGTGAAGTAGTAGCTCAAGCACATTTGGAAAACTATGCTCTGAAATTGTTCTTATTTGCTGATAAACAAGATCAGGAACAAAACTATGGAAA GAATATTGTTAAGGCATTTTATACAGCTGGAGTAATCTATGATGTACTCACAACATTTGGAGACTTGACAGATGAAGCAACCCAAAATCGCAAGTATGCTCGATGGAAGGCTGCTTATATTCACAACTGTCTCAAAAATGGAGAGACTCCAGTCCCAg GTCCAATGCAGTCGGAAAATCCAGGCCAAGACGACGAGCAATCTACTAATGACGTCAACCAGCCTGGCACCGCTAACTCTCAGACATTTGGTTTTACCAATATAACACCAGCTACTCCACCGGTACCAACTGTCCCCACGAGTTTCACCAACAGCCTGCCAGACCCCAATGCGGCGATGCAGGCAGCGTCGCAATTGCCCCCGGTCCCGTACACGCCTGATCCCAACCCGGGAGGGTTTGTCCCGTACGACCCCTCACAGCAGCCTCAGCCCGCACCGTCTAATACGTTTTACGGCGATAATTCTACTAGCGTGGCGCAACTTAGTCCCGATCAAATAGCTAAAGCTCAGAAGTATTGCAAGTGGGCGAGCAGTGCCCTCAATTACGATGACATTAAAACGGCCATAATGAATTTAAGAAATGCCCTCGAGTTGCTCCAGACAGGCCGGGATCCAGCTTAA
- the LOC113393570 gene encoding GTP-binding protein Rheb homolog encodes MPSKQRKIAMMGYRSVGKSSLIIQFVEGQFVDSYDPTIENTFTKFIRLNSTEYEVKLVDTAGQDEYSIFPLQYSMDFHGYVLVYSITSSKSFQIVQIIYDKLLDMVGKIHVPIVLVGNKTDLHLERKISTEEGKRLAEKWNAAFVETSAKRNESVTDMFHAMLSEIERSDGHMPEKNGCVVS; translated from the exons ATGCCATCAAAACAGAGGAAAATTGCAATGATGGGTTATAGATCTGTTG GTAAATCATCTCTGATTATACAGTTTGTGGAAGGACAATTTGTCGATTCGTATGATCCTACTATAGAAAAca caTTTACCAAGTTCATCCGGCTCAATTCAACAGAATATGAAGTGAAATTAGTAGATACAGCAGGTCAAGATGAATACAGCATTTTTCCGCTTCAGTATAGTATGGATTTTCATGGATATGTTTTGGTTTACTCCATAACCTCGAGCAAAAGTTTTCAAAtagtacaaataatatatgataagctATTGGATATGGTAGGAAAAATACA TGTACCTATTGTACTTGTTGGCAACAAAACAGATTTACATTTGGAAAGAAAGATTAGTACAGAGGAAGGAAAAAGATTAGCGGAAAAATGGAATGCTGCTTTTGTGGAAACTAGTGCTAAACGAAATGAG TCTGTAACGGACATGTTCCACGCAATGTTGTCTGAGATAGAAAGATCAGATGGACACATGCCCGAGAAGAATGGATGTGTTGTTTCTTAA
- the LOC113393228 gene encoding novel acetylcholine receptor chaperone yields MGSSIVLKSLSILLGIFFIFVGITKLTPFISKELHKDLRKEYVRYAKVFPLTTMLDFKVPSKWYRRSVGGLEILFGLALAIIPSHKVKNIANVGLVLLMILAAYSHLMVGDPFDRCAPALVFFFMLSGRLVVWYQTSRREELEKAAATQNGNGLKKD; encoded by the exons atgggATCATCTATCGTCCTTAAAAGTTTATCTATTCTTTtgggcattttttttattttcgttggCATAACCAAACTGACGCCTTTCATATCGAAGGAATTGCATAAAGATTTG AGAAAAGAATATGTAAGGTATGCCAAAGTTTTCCCATTAACGACAATGTTGGATTTCAAAGTACCATCTAAGTGGTATCGGAGGAGTGTCGGCGGGTTGGAAATTCTGTTTGGACTGGCGCTTGCTATTATACCTAGTC ataaAGTAAAGAACATTGCCAACGTGGGCCTGGTGCTACTGATGATCCTGGCCGCATACTCGCACTTGATGGTCGGCGACCCCTTCGACCGGTGCGCTCCGGCTCTGGTGTTCTTCTTCATGCTCTCCGGACGTCTCGTGGTTTG GTATCAGACAAGTCGACGGGAGGAATTGGAAAAGGCAGCTGCGACTCAGAACGGAAACGGTCTTAAGAAGGACTAA